The Triticum aestivum cultivar Chinese Spring chromosome 7B, IWGSC CS RefSeq v2.1, whole genome shotgun sequence genome window below encodes:
- the LOC123161115 gene encoding leucine-rich repeat protein 1 isoform X1 encodes MAEADPCGALLDWDEGHAGPSWFGMQCSDDGWVIGLNLSNLGLKGMLSPKIGQLFNMHFLVLHKNLFYGIIPREMGDLRELTVLDLGHNNFNGSIPLELINILSLEFNFLKGNILYGDLPLELNELISLCESQVRHGRSFSNRMHTARFV; translated from the exons ATGGCAGAGGCTGATCCGTGTGGTGCTCTGCTGGATTGGGATGAAGGCCACGCTGGTCCTTCTTGGTTTGGCATGCAGTGCTCGGATGATGGGTGGGTCATAGGCCt GAACTTGTCAAATCTTGGTCTGAAGGGAATGTTATCTCCTAAGATTGGACAGCTTTTTAATATGCATTTTCT TGTACTGCACAAGAACTTATTCTATGGTATTATCCCTAGAGAGATGGGAGATTTACGAGAGCTGACGGTGTTGGATTTGGGGCACAATAACTTCAATGGATCAATTCCATTAGAGCTAATAAACATTTTATCCCTGGAATTTAA CTTTCTTAAAGGAAACATACTTTATGGTGATTTACCTCTTGAACTAAATGAGCTCATCAGTCTGTGTGAGTCTCAGGTTCGCCATGGCAGGTCTTTCTCAAATAGGATGCACACTGCAAGGTTTGTCTAA
- the LOC123161115 gene encoding leucine-rich repeat protein 1 isoform X2, giving the protein MAEADPCGALLDWDEGHAGPSWFGMQCSDDGNLSNLGLKGMLSPKIGQLFNMHFLVLHKNLFYGIIPREMGDLRELTVLDLGHNNFNGSIPLELINILSLEFNFLKGNILYGDLPLELNELISLCESQVRHGRSFSNRMHTARFV; this is encoded by the exons ATGGCAGAGGCTGATCCGTGTGGTGCTCTGCTGGATTGGGATGAAGGCCACGCTGGTCCTTCTTGGTTTGGCATGCAGTGCTCGGATGATGG GAACTTGTCAAATCTTGGTCTGAAGGGAATGTTATCTCCTAAGATTGGACAGCTTTTTAATATGCATTTTCT TGTACTGCACAAGAACTTATTCTATGGTATTATCCCTAGAGAGATGGGAGATTTACGAGAGCTGACGGTGTTGGATTTGGGGCACAATAACTTCAATGGATCAATTCCATTAGAGCTAATAAACATTTTATCCCTGGAATTTAA CTTTCTTAAAGGAAACATACTTTATGGTGATTTACCTCTTGAACTAAATGAGCTCATCAGTCTGTGTGAGTCTCAGGTTCGCCATGGCAGGTCTTTCTCAAATAGGATGCACACTGCAAGGTTTGTCTAA